Proteins from a single region of Argiope bruennichi chromosome 6, qqArgBrue1.1, whole genome shotgun sequence:
- the LOC129971217 gene encoding fibroin heavy chain-like isoform X2, whose translation MKIKGFLIRIVALFSVCKGAPQMPGVGMAGLLGSVLPLRARVAAGVGAGAGVGGGAAQAGLGAGVTAGMNIGAGLGAMIGR comes from the coding sequence GGATTTCTAATCCGAATAGTTGCTCTCTTTTCCGTGTGCAAAGGAGCACCCCAAATGCCAGGAGTTGGCATGGCAGGTTTGCTGGGATCTGTGTTGCCACTTAGAGCAAGGGTTGCAGCTGGAGTAGGAGCTGGGGCTGGAGTGGGTGGTGGAGCTGCTCAAGCAGGATTGGGAGCTGGCGTGACAGCAGGAATGAATATTGGGGCAGGCCTTGGTGCGATGATAGgaagataa
- the LOC129971217 gene encoding fibroin heavy chain-like isoform X1, with the protein MNTKGFLIRIVALFSVCKGAPQMPGVGMAGLLGSVLPLRARVAAGVGAGAGVGGGAAQAGLGAGVTAGMNIGAGLGAMIGR; encoded by the coding sequence GGATTTCTAATCCGAATAGTTGCTCTCTTTTCCGTGTGCAAAGGAGCACCCCAAATGCCAGGAGTTGGCATGGCAGGTTTGCTGGGATCTGTGTTGCCACTTAGAGCAAGGGTTGCAGCTGGAGTAGGAGCTGGGGCTGGAGTGGGTGGTGGAGCTGCTCAAGCAGGATTGGGAGCTGGCGTGACAGCAGGAATGAATATTGGGGCAGGCCTTGGTGCGATGATAGgaagataa
- the LOC129972952 gene encoding uncharacterized protein LOC129972952 translates to MKKTMVIFAVVLLVVLVLVQSRPGDSEGEGGAEGEADAGAGAGFDVGGGAGAGGEGGADGDSGGERSAGGDAEAGAGAGFDVGGGAGAGGEGGAGAGGEGGEGGGN, encoded by the exons ATGAAGAAGACAATG GTTATCTTTGCTGTTGTTTTGCTCGTGGTGCTTGTTCTCGTCCAGAGCAGGCCTGGTGATAGTGAAGGAGAGGGAGGTGCAGAAGGTGAAGCAGACGCTGGAGCAGGAGCAGGATTTGATGTCGGTGGAGGTGCTGGAGCTGGAGGCGAAGGAGGAGCAGATGGGGACAGCGGAGGAGAAAGAAGTGCAGGAGGTGATGCTGAGGCTGGAGCTGGAGCAGGGTTTGATGTTGGTGGAGGAGCTGGAGCTGGAGGCGAAGGAGGAGCAGGAGCTGGAGGCGAAGGAGGAGAAGGAGGTGGAAACTAA